In Bacillus horti, a single genomic region encodes these proteins:
- a CDS encoding UbiD family decarboxylase, with the protein MYTTLEACIKDLEQNGQLVRIREEVDPLLEMSAIHLRVYEAGGPALLFENVKGSRYQAVSNLFGTLERGKFIFRKTWDSTQNVIALRNDPMQALKNPFRHIHQATSAIKALPLKRGNGLSGFNEIKITDLPLIKHWPMDGGAFVTLPQVYSEDPDKKGIMKANLGMYRVQLTGNDFETNKEIGLHYQIHRGIGIHQHKANRNGEPLKVSIFIGGPPAHTVSAVMPLPEGLSEMLFAGLLAGRRFRYGYDADGYCISQDADFVITGEIHPSETKPEGPFGDHLGYYSLTHPFPMMRVRKVYAKQNAIWPFTVVGRPPQEDTTFGALIHELTGAAIKQEIPGVKEVHAVDAAGVHPLLLAIGYERYTPYTKVKQPAELLTIANRILGTNQLSLAKYLFIAAEEGQPLSTHRVSELFSYILERIDLKRDIHFQTNTTIDTLDYSGQGLNQGSKVIFAACGDKKRDLCTEVPGQLKELRNYTNPRLVLPGIVAVEGPAFNTYADAKKQMHELTNAISMREEMSSCPLIVLCDNSSFVSETLDNFLWTTFTRSNPSHDIYGVNEDITFKHWGCDNVIIDARTKPHHAPPLILDQAVEKRIDQLFTKSGSLSGVLK; encoded by the coding sequence ATTTATACAACATTAGAAGCTTGCATAAAAGATTTAGAACAGAATGGGCAGCTCGTCCGAATACGCGAAGAAGTAGATCCTCTGCTTGAAATGTCCGCCATTCACCTGAGAGTTTATGAGGCAGGGGGTCCAGCTCTTTTATTCGAAAATGTTAAAGGATCACGTTATCAGGCAGTTTCAAACTTGTTCGGGACACTTGAGAGAGGCAAATTTATTTTTAGAAAGACATGGGATTCAACACAGAATGTCATCGCTTTACGTAATGACCCAATGCAGGCTTTAAAGAATCCTTTTCGGCATATTCACCAAGCTACATCGGCAATAAAAGCTCTACCGCTTAAACGAGGGAACGGTTTATCAGGCTTCAACGAAATCAAGATAACTGATCTTCCATTAATTAAACATTGGCCCATGGACGGAGGGGCTTTCGTTACGTTGCCACAGGTATATAGTGAGGATCCTGATAAGAAAGGCATTATGAAAGCAAACCTCGGGATGTACCGAGTACAACTTACAGGTAATGATTTTGAAACCAACAAGGAAATCGGCTTGCATTATCAAATCCATCGGGGTATCGGAATTCATCAGCATAAGGCCAATCGTAATGGGGAACCACTTAAAGTAAGTATCTTTATTGGAGGACCTCCTGCACATACCGTATCAGCAGTTATGCCGTTACCCGAAGGATTGAGTGAAATGTTGTTTGCTGGATTATTAGCGGGCAGAAGGTTTAGGTATGGCTATGATGCAGATGGATATTGCATAAGCCAAGACGCCGACTTTGTCATTACCGGAGAAATTCACCCCTCCGAAACGAAGCCTGAGGGACCGTTTGGTGATCATCTTGGATACTATAGCTTAACCCATCCATTTCCTATGATGCGAGTCCGAAAAGTCTATGCTAAACAAAATGCAATCTGGCCCTTTACAGTCGTTGGACGACCGCCGCAGGAAGATACGACGTTTGGAGCACTTATTCATGAGCTCACAGGTGCGGCTATAAAGCAGGAGATTCCAGGGGTAAAAGAGGTACATGCCGTTGACGCTGCCGGGGTACATCCTTTGCTACTTGCTATTGGTTACGAACGCTATACTCCATATACTAAGGTAAAACAACCAGCTGAGTTGCTCACGATTGCTAACCGGATTCTTGGTACAAATCAACTTAGCCTTGCCAAATATTTATTTATTGCCGCCGAAGAAGGGCAGCCCCTTAGCACCCATAGAGTATCTGAGCTCTTTTCATACATACTGGAGCGTATCGATTTGAAGCGAGATATTCATTTTCAGACGAACACGACCATCGATACATTAGATTATTCTGGTCAGGGACTGAACCAGGGAAGTAAAGTCATATTTGCTGCTTGTGGTGACAAGAAGCGTGACCTCTGTACCGAGGTTCCGGGACAGCTTAAAGAGCTACGGAATTACACCAATCCTCGGCTTGTTCTCCCAGGTATTGTTGCTGTCGAAGGTCCAGCTTTCAATACCTATGCGGATGCAAAAAAGCAGATGCATGAGCTGACAAATGCCATTAGTATGCGTGAAGAGATGTCTAGCTGTCCGCTAATTGTTCTATGTGACAACAGCTCCTTTGTCAGTGAAACGTTAGATAATTTTCTATGGACAACCTTCACCCGGAGTAATCCTTCACATGATATTTATGGGGTGAACGAGGACATTACATTTAAACATTGGGGTTGTGACAATGTTATTATAGATGCTAGAACAAAGCCACACCATGCCCCACCTCTTATTTTAGACCAAGCTGTTGAAAAACGAATTGATCAGTTATTTACTAAAAGCGGAAGTTTAAGTGGCGTGCTGAAATAG